One Archangium lipolyticum DNA window includes the following coding sequences:
- a CDS encoding ABC transporter ATP-binding protein: MQPVISVKNLSKTYASGFQALKSIDLEIRRGEIFALLGPNGAGKTTLISTICGIVSPSGGTVLADGHDIVSDFRAAREKIGLVPQELSTDAFESVWATVNFSRGLFGKPRNPAYIEKVLRDLSLWDKKDARIMTLSGGMKRRVLIAKALSHEPKILFLDEPTAGVDVELRHDMWQMVRGLRESGVTIILTTHYIEEAEKMADRIGVIRQGELILVEDKAVLMRKLGKRQLTLTLRDRLERIPEALTGLALELSGDGNTLVYTFDTQAEETGIATLLRRLGEHGIDFKNLQSSESSLEDIFVSLVRARS, encoded by the coding sequence GTGCAGCCGGTCATCTCCGTCAAGAACCTCAGCAAGACGTACGCATCGGGTTTCCAGGCGCTCAAGTCCATCGACCTGGAGATCCGGCGCGGGGAGATCTTCGCCCTGTTGGGCCCCAATGGGGCTGGGAAGACCACGCTGATCAGCACCATCTGCGGGATCGTCAGCCCGAGCGGGGGCACGGTGCTGGCCGACGGGCATGACATCGTGTCGGACTTCCGCGCGGCCCGGGAGAAGATCGGGCTGGTGCCGCAGGAGCTGTCCACCGACGCGTTCGAGAGCGTCTGGGCCACGGTGAACTTCAGCCGTGGCCTGTTCGGCAAGCCGCGCAACCCGGCCTACATCGAGAAGGTGCTGCGCGACCTGTCGCTGTGGGACAAGAAGGACGCCCGCATCATGACGCTGTCCGGCGGCATGAAGCGCCGGGTGCTGATCGCCAAGGCGCTGTCGCACGAGCCGAAGATCCTCTTCCTCGATGAACCCACCGCGGGTGTCGACGTCGAGCTGCGCCACGACATGTGGCAGATGGTGCGTGGCTTGCGCGAGAGCGGCGTGACCATCATCCTGACCACGCACTACATCGAAGAGGCCGAGAAGATGGCCGACCGGATCGGCGTCATCCGCCAGGGCGAGCTCATCCTGGTCGAGGACAAGGCGGTGCTGATGCGCAAGCTCGGCAAGAGGCAGCTGACCCTGACCTTGCGCGACCGGCTGGAGCGCATCCCCGAGGCGCTGACCGGGCTCGCACTCGAGCTGTCCGGTGATGGCAACACGCTGGTCTACACCTTCGATACCCAGGCGGAGGAGACGGGCATCGCGACGCTGCTGCGGCGGCTGGGTGAGCACGGCATCGACTTCAAGAACCTGCAGTCCAGCGAGAGCTCGCTGGAGGACATCTTCGTCAGCCTGGTGAGGGCACGGTCATGA
- a CDS encoding ABC transporter permease, with amino-acid sequence MNLYAIRAIYRFEMARTFRTLMQSIASPVLSTSLYFVVFGSAIGSRMGEINGVSYGAFIIPGLLMLSLLNESISNASFGIYMPRWSGTIYEVLSAPVSYVEVVIGYVGAAATKSVMLGVLILTTARVFVPYEIAHPLWMACFLVLTAVTFSLFGFIIGVWADGFEKLQVIPLLVVTPLTFLGGAFYSINMLPPVWQKITLFNPVVYLVSGFRWSFYGASDVNVTISVGMTLVFLVLCLAAVRWIFKTGYKLKS; translated from the coding sequence ATGAACCTGTATGCGATCCGCGCCATCTACCGGTTCGAGATGGCGCGCACCTTCCGCACGTTGATGCAGAGCATCGCCTCTCCGGTGCTGTCCACGTCGCTGTACTTCGTGGTGTTCGGCTCGGCGATCGGCTCGCGCATGGGGGAGATCAACGGCGTCAGCTACGGGGCCTTCATCATCCCCGGCCTGCTCATGCTGTCACTGCTGAACGAGAGCATCTCCAACGCCTCGTTCGGCATCTACATGCCGAGGTGGTCGGGCACCATCTACGAGGTGCTGTCCGCGCCGGTGTCCTACGTCGAGGTGGTGATCGGCTACGTCGGCGCCGCGGCCACCAAGTCGGTGATGCTGGGGGTGTTGATCCTCACGACGGCCCGGGTATTCGTGCCCTATGAAATCGCGCATCCGCTGTGGATGGCCTGCTTCCTGGTGCTGACCGCGGTGACCTTCAGCCTGTTCGGCTTCATCATCGGCGTCTGGGCGGACGGCTTCGAGAAGCTGCAGGTCATCCCGCTGCTCGTCGTCACCCCGCTGACGTTCCTCGGGGGCGCCTTCTACTCGATCAACATGCTGCCGCCCGTCTGGCAGAAGATCACCCTGTTCAACCCGGTGGTGTATCTGGTCAGCGGCTTCCGCTGGAGCTTCTACGGCGCCTCCGACGTCAACGTCACCATCAGCGTCGGCATGACCCTGGTCTTCCTCGTGCTGTGCCTGGCCGCCGTGCGGTGGATCTTCAAGACGGGCTACAAGCTGAAGTCCTGA
- a CDS encoding pectate lyase, which produces MTEEEALSNGELLGEEVGGLETISTTIPTPSNGAGEIRTSTTRLKNAANGGSDVYDFANKKIGVNNTASCDGENQKTVFEVEDGVTVKNLIIPGGLAAGNGIVCLGSCTLDHVYWEDVCEDAATNTKDGATMTLNHVIALHASDKVFQHNAKGNSKTIIKNSYISDFGKLWRSCGDCTNNGGPRNLIIDNVKLEGIKSAVAGANQNYGDTVTITNLFVKGGYNASKDKPKICTEFIGVTDHKGESKKVNDGASQWNTTTCRVSKTDVLSW; this is translated from the coding sequence ATGACGGAAGAGGAGGCCCTGAGCAACGGAGAGCTCCTGGGCGAGGAGGTCGGTGGGCTGGAGACCATTTCGACCACGATCCCGACGCCCAGCAATGGCGCTGGCGAGATCAGGACCAGCACGACCCGGTTGAAGAACGCCGCCAACGGTGGCTCGGATGTCTACGATTTCGCCAACAAGAAGATTGGCGTGAACAACACCGCTTCGTGCGACGGTGAAAACCAGAAGACGGTGTTCGAGGTCGAGGACGGTGTCACCGTCAAGAATCTCATCATCCCGGGCGGTCTCGCCGCCGGCAATGGCATCGTCTGTCTGGGCAGCTGCACGCTCGACCACGTCTACTGGGAGGACGTCTGCGAGGACGCGGCGACGAACACGAAGGACGGGGCGACGATGACGCTCAACCACGTGATCGCCCTGCACGCCAGTGACAAGGTGTTCCAGCACAACGCCAAGGGCAACTCCAAGACCATCATCAAGAATTCCTACATCAGCGACTTCGGGAAGCTCTGGCGCTCCTGCGGTGACTGCACGAACAACGGTGGTCCTCGCAACCTGATCATCGACAACGTCAAGCTCGAGGGCATCAAGTCGGCCGTCGCGGGCGCGAACCAGAACTACGGGGACACCGTCACGATCACCAACCTCTTCGTCAAGGGCGGCTACAACGCGTCGAAGGACAAGCCGAAGATCTGCACGGAGTTCATCGGCGTCACCGATCACAAGGGTGAGTCGAAGAAGGTCAACGACGGCGCGAGCCAGTGGAATACCACCACATGCCGCGTTTCCAAGACCGACGTGTTGAGCTGGTGA
- the mxcL gene encoding myxochelin B biosynthesis transaminase MxcL: MDVHAKRHPSLPRPIVGKMDLTNSNRLLAEAKRLVPGLTQTMMKKPEMFAPGSFPVYLARGQGALVEDVDGQQYIDFICGLGASSLGHNHPAVVDTIRQHLEEGLLHSLPTAWEVSAARTLVEMIPGAEMARFFKTGADATSAAVRLARYVTGKEHLITIGYNGWHDHFMYDTPGVPAVLAQYTTRMPLFEEPDEAALLARIEQTGNQLAAVLLSVPFNRCLTREFMHKLRATCTAHGVLLIQDEVITGFRLAPGGAQQFFDVRADFVCLSKAIAAGMPLSAVAGPEKYLSKLADLQVSTTFGGELLSLAVCEAVLKVSREPGFTEHLANLGRRLATGINARAERVGSPLRILGYDAIPLFRFSKNPVENAKLTQPFQAGMARRGILLRRDLNFICAAHTVEQIDYTIDMAEEAMRECLQQAQAPSAA, encoded by the coding sequence ATGGACGTACACGCGAAAAGGCACCCGTCTCTGCCCAGGCCCATCGTGGGCAAGATGGATCTCACCAACTCCAACCGTCTGCTGGCCGAGGCGAAGCGGCTGGTCCCCGGTCTCACCCAGACGATGATGAAGAAGCCGGAGATGTTCGCCCCCGGCTCCTTCCCGGTCTACCTCGCCCGCGGGCAGGGCGCGCTGGTGGAGGACGTGGACGGCCAGCAGTACATCGACTTCATCTGTGGACTGGGCGCGAGCTCGCTCGGCCACAACCACCCGGCTGTCGTGGACACCATCCGCCAGCACCTGGAGGAGGGGCTCCTGCACTCGCTGCCCACGGCCTGGGAGGTGAGCGCCGCGCGGACGCTGGTGGAGATGATCCCCGGCGCGGAGATGGCGCGCTTCTTCAAGACGGGGGCGGATGCCACGTCGGCGGCGGTGCGTCTGGCGCGCTACGTCACGGGCAAGGAGCACCTCATCACCATTGGATACAACGGCTGGCACGATCACTTCATGTATGACACGCCGGGCGTGCCCGCGGTGCTGGCCCAGTACACCACGCGCATGCCGCTGTTCGAGGAGCCGGACGAGGCCGCGCTGCTCGCCCGCATCGAGCAGACGGGGAACCAGCTCGCGGCGGTGCTGCTGTCGGTGCCCTTCAACCGCTGCCTCACCCGCGAGTTCATGCACAAGCTGCGCGCCACGTGCACGGCGCACGGCGTGCTGCTCATCCAGGACGAGGTCATCACCGGCTTCCGGCTGGCTCCGGGCGGCGCCCAGCAGTTCTTCGACGTGCGCGCCGACTTCGTCTGTCTGTCCAAGGCAATCGCCGCGGGCATGCCCCTGTCGGCGGTGGCGGGGCCGGAGAAGTACCTGAGCAAGCTGGCGGACCTGCAGGTGTCCACCACGTTCGGCGGCGAGCTCCTGTCACTGGCGGTGTGCGAGGCCGTACTCAAGGTGAGCCGCGAGCCGGGCTTCACCGAGCACCTGGCGAACCTGGGCCGGCGGCTCGCCACGGGCATCAACGCCCGGGCCGAGCGCGTGGGCTCGCCGCTGCGCATCCTGGGCTATGACGCCATCCCCCTGTTCCGCTTCTCCAAGAACCCCGTGGAGAACGCGAAGCTCACCCAGCCCTTCCAGGCCGGCATGGCGCGCCGTGGCATCCTGCTGCGCCGCGATCTCAACTTCATCTGCGCGGCGCATACCGTTGAGCAGATCGACTACACCATCGACATGGCCGAAGAGGCCATGCGTGAGTGCCTGCAGCAGGCCCAGGCCCCCAGCGCGGCCTGA
- the mxcK gene encoding myxochelin export MFS transporter MxcK has product MTVSPSPKSEQRMLWLLAAVQFTHLLDFMIVMPLGPELMRRLGISAAQFGVLVSAYTLASAGMGLLGGLWLDRFDRKRTLLGLYAGFIVSTLLCGASDSHLGLLGARAVAGACAGLMSAVVQAIIGDVIPAERRGKAIGTVMASYGLCAVAGVPLGLWLASQWGWRSPFWVICALGGGLWLALLFSLPAVTQHLAGRRDARGGDSSGPEWTPALALGWVLTFCVVFSGFLLIPYLSPFMVGNLGLRLSDLSWVYLAGGAATLLSSRWIGRLADRFGPARVLAALLVGTVGPHLLFTHLTASPLPGVAVVFVLFMVLTSGRAIPTLALVASRVPPALRGRYMAINMAASDGASGLGAWVGGLLLTVMPDGALAGFGRVGWIAAGVTGCALCTLWLFGRRIGAARAVPV; this is encoded by the coding sequence GTGACCGTTTCCCCCTCTCCGAAGTCCGAGCAGCGGATGCTCTGGCTGCTGGCGGCCGTGCAGTTCACCCACCTGCTGGACTTCATGATCGTCATGCCGCTGGGGCCGGAGCTCATGCGGCGCCTGGGCATCTCGGCCGCGCAGTTCGGGGTGCTGGTGTCCGCGTACACGCTGGCCTCGGCGGGTATGGGGCTGTTGGGGGGGCTGTGGCTGGACCGCTTCGATCGCAAGCGCACGCTGCTCGGGCTCTACGCGGGGTTCATCGTCTCGACGCTGCTGTGCGGCGCCTCGGACAGCCACCTGGGGTTGCTCGGAGCGCGAGCCGTGGCGGGGGCCTGCGCGGGGCTGATGAGCGCGGTGGTGCAGGCCATCATCGGGGATGTCATCCCCGCGGAGCGCCGGGGCAAGGCCATCGGCACGGTGATGGCGTCATATGGCCTGTGCGCGGTGGCGGGCGTTCCCCTGGGGTTGTGGCTGGCGAGCCAGTGGGGCTGGCGCTCGCCGTTCTGGGTCATCTGCGCGCTCGGCGGCGGGTTGTGGCTGGCGCTGCTGTTCTCCCTGCCCGCGGTCACCCAGCACCTGGCCGGGCGCCGTGACGCAAGGGGAGGGGACTCGTCCGGGCCGGAATGGACACCCGCCCTGGCGCTCGGGTGGGTGTTGACCTTCTGCGTGGTGTTCTCCGGCTTCCTGCTCATTCCCTATCTGAGCCCCTTCATGGTGGGCAACCTGGGCTTGCGGCTGTCGGACCTGTCCTGGGTGTATCTGGCGGGCGGCGCCGCCACGTTGTTGAGCTCGCGGTGGATTGGCCGGCTGGCCGATCGCTTCGGTCCGGCTCGCGTCCTGGCCGCGCTGCTGGTGGGCACCGTGGGACCGCACCTGCTCTTCACGCACCTGACCGCGTCGCCGCTGCCGGGCGTGGCGGTGGTGTTCGTGCTGTTCATGGTGCTGACCTCCGGGCGGGCCATTCCCACCCTGGCGTTGGTGGCCTCCCGGGTGCCTCCCGCGCTGCGCGGCCGCTACATGGCGATCAACATGGCGGCGAGCGATGGCGCCTCCGGGCTCGGCGCGTGGGTGGGGGGCCTGTTGCTCACGGTGATGCCGGATGGCGCGCTGGCGGGGTTTGGCCGGGTGGGCTGGATCGCCGCCGGGGTGACGGGCTGTGCGCTTTGCACGCTCTGGTTGTTTGGCCGCCGCATCGGCGCCGCGCGCGCGGTGCCGGTCTGA
- a CDS encoding glycoside hydrolase family 5 protein: MRAINWVLLSAILFFMGTPMPASALTFSNLGARVGPKTVSSGGRVEFFIGMQSPEAVSNVTITFEVRPYTISGGISPSVVHKQVLTGQNFSAGQTKEFSRVYTIPPELVTGDYLWMTKATNAAGTVVYFQAGRVVDNYTFHVNGAPVRRYRRGINLMDLGNAGGVLPGTYGTTYSKPTLASLQYLKSLGHDVVRIPFIWERIQPDLNKGLDTNYKNLLLQTLIDANTAGLKVIVDMHNYGRYTSLSGVKRAFGEPGGPTKEQYAQAWSLIASAIKADARAYSAVYAYDIMNEPHDLPHTEGTLSNAVSISSFESSLEGWVAQSSEVIGRESRNGQGSMKITGAAVTGDNKVFGARLYSSTKSTSITNGRTFQVKVFVPTTTPGSVRARMVMSSMDWSTNFFSDEFPITKGIESRVYFNPDEALWASYKVIGIQFIVDGTNGSAPHVFYVDQVSQGTRTGEIKPAQQWELYSQEVVNKLRTTNNDSMLIMVEGYSWSSAELWPKSHPRKWITDSYNNIMYHAHIYMDALDDPEYPDDGGGKYRSHHDVYLAEARKKGHASVGAYTVARVKPFTDWVAAQGTQGFIGEYGWPSTQMHPNDKGAWEADGEEFLGFLDSIGMGATMWTSGSWEKLPACNILNAYELEPVFNRLSQAYVLERHLGNP, translated from the coding sequence TTGCGTGCCATCAATTGGGTTCTTCTCTCGGCGATTCTCTTCTTCATGGGCACGCCGATGCCGGCCAGCGCGCTCACCTTCTCGAATCTGGGCGCCCGAGTCGGGCCGAAGACCGTCTCCTCGGGAGGGCGCGTTGAGTTCTTCATCGGCATGCAGTCGCCAGAAGCCGTGTCGAACGTCACCATCACCTTCGAGGTCCGGCCGTACACGATCTCGGGTGGTATCTCTCCGTCAGTGGTCCACAAGCAGGTCCTGACGGGGCAGAACTTCAGCGCCGGGCAGACGAAGGAATTCTCCCGGGTCTACACGATTCCCCCCGAGCTCGTCACGGGTGACTACCTCTGGATGACGAAGGCGACCAACGCCGCGGGCACCGTCGTCTACTTCCAGGCCGGGAGGGTCGTGGACAACTACACGTTCCACGTGAATGGCGCGCCCGTCAGGCGCTACCGGCGGGGCATCAACCTCATGGACCTGGGTAATGCCGGCGGCGTGCTGCCCGGAACCTACGGGACCACGTATTCGAAGCCGACCCTCGCGTCCTTGCAGTACCTGAAGAGCCTCGGCCACGACGTCGTGCGCATCCCCTTCATCTGGGAGCGCATCCAGCCCGACCTGAACAAGGGGCTGGACACGAACTACAAGAACCTGCTGCTGCAGACGCTCATCGACGCGAACACGGCGGGTCTCAAGGTCATCGTCGACATGCACAACTACGGCCGCTACACGTCGCTCAGCGGGGTGAAGCGCGCCTTCGGGGAGCCGGGCGGGCCCACCAAGGAGCAGTACGCGCAGGCCTGGAGCCTGATTGCCTCCGCCATCAAGGCGGACGCCCGGGCGTACTCGGCCGTCTACGCGTACGACATCATGAACGAGCCCCATGACCTGCCCCACACCGAGGGCACGCTGTCGAACGCCGTCTCCATCTCGAGCTTCGAGTCGAGCCTCGAGGGCTGGGTGGCCCAGAGCAGTGAGGTCATCGGCCGGGAGAGCCGCAACGGCCAGGGCTCGATGAAGATCACCGGCGCTGCCGTGACGGGGGACAACAAGGTCTTCGGCGCGCGGCTGTACTCGAGCACGAAGTCCACCAGCATCACCAACGGGAGGACCTTCCAGGTGAAGGTCTTCGTGCCCACGACGACGCCCGGATCGGTCCGCGCGCGGATGGTGATGTCCTCCATGGATTGGTCGACGAACTTCTTCAGCGATGAGTTCCCCATCACCAAGGGCATCGAGAGCCGGGTGTACTTCAACCCCGACGAGGCGTTGTGGGCCAGTTACAAGGTCATTGGCATCCAGTTCATCGTGGACGGGACGAATGGCAGCGCCCCGCACGTCTTCTACGTCGACCAGGTGAGCCAGGGCACCCGGACCGGTGAGATCAAGCCCGCGCAGCAGTGGGAGCTCTACTCGCAGGAGGTGGTGAACAAGCTCCGCACTACGAACAACGACAGCATGCTCATCATGGTGGAGGGCTATTCGTGGAGCTCGGCCGAGCTGTGGCCGAAGAGCCACCCGCGCAAGTGGATCACCGACAGCTACAACAACATCATGTATCACGCGCACATCTACATGGACGCCCTCGACGACCCCGAGTACCCGGATGACGGCGGCGGGAAGTACCGGTCCCATCATGACGTGTATCTGGCGGAGGCCCGGAAGAAGGGTCATGCGTCGGTGGGCGCGTACACAGTGGCGCGGGTGAAGCCCTTCACCGACTGGGTGGCGGCCCAGGGCACCCAGGGCTTCATTGGTGAGTACGGCTGGCCCAGCACGCAGATGCACCCGAACGACAAGGGCGCCTGGGAAGCGGACGGTGAGGAGTTCCTCGGCTTCCTGGACAGCATCGGCATGGGCGCGACGATGTGGACCTCCGGAAGCTGGGAGAAGTTGCCCGCCTGCAACATCCTCAATGCCTACGAGCTGGAGCCGGTGTTCAATCGGCTGTCGCAGGCCTACGTCCTCGAGCGGCACCTCGGCAATCCCTGA
- a CDS encoding ketopantoate reductase family protein yields MKIAIVGPGSIGSTFAFHLARAGHEVTVVARGARLAQLEKERAIVTTDAQRAPVEVSAALDATTPWDLVLVTVLESQVDAVLPALQRSAAKQVMFMFNTFAPLDRLRDAVGANRFAFGFPAILAELKDGKLKFQVVPRALSALQITIVTDPAWAATFSKAGIATDTQADMHSWLRTHAAVVAPMMVAFDRVHKRGSGLSWNESREIASGMVEGLALVRSLGHPLTPSNVAVLGKIPAPFATLGLWLVSRLPMLAALGEKGTGEARTLIDAMVAAAPARSSRLQSLRP; encoded by the coding sequence ATGAAAATCGCCATCGTCGGCCCCGGCTCCATCGGCAGCACGTTCGCATTTCATCTCGCTCGAGCGGGCCATGAAGTGACGGTCGTCGCGCGCGGTGCACGCCTCGCTCAGCTCGAGAAGGAGCGCGCCATCGTCACCACCGATGCTCAGCGCGCGCCGGTCGAAGTGAGCGCCGCACTCGATGCCACCACCCCGTGGGACCTGGTGCTGGTCACCGTTCTCGAATCACAGGTCGATGCGGTGTTGCCCGCGTTGCAACGCAGTGCCGCGAAGCAGGTGATGTTCATGTTCAACACCTTCGCGCCGCTCGACCGGTTGCGCGACGCAGTGGGGGCCAACCGTTTCGCCTTTGGTTTTCCGGCCATCCTCGCCGAGCTCAAGGACGGCAAACTCAAATTCCAGGTCGTTCCTCGCGCACTCTCCGCCCTGCAGATCACCATCGTCACGGATCCTGCGTGGGCCGCGACCTTTTCAAAGGCCGGCATCGCCACCGACACGCAAGCGGATATGCACAGCTGGCTGCGCACCCACGCCGCGGTGGTGGCGCCCATGATGGTTGCCTTCGACCGTGTTCACAAGCGCGGGTCCGGGCTCTCGTGGAATGAATCGCGCGAGATCGCTTCCGGCATGGTCGAAGGGCTCGCGCTCGTTCGCTCGCTCGGCCATCCGTTGACGCCTTCGAACGTGGCGGTCCTCGGCAAGATACCGGCTCCTTTCGCCACGCTCGGGCTGTGGTTGGTCAGCCGACTTCCCATGCTGGCCGCGCTCGGAGAGAAGGGGACCGGTGAGGCGCGCACGCTGATCGACGCCATGGTTGCCGCCGCGCCGGCGCGGAGCTCGAGACTTCAGTCGCTGCGGCCGTGA